From a region of the Corallococcus coralloides DSM 2259 genome:
- a CDS encoding WGR domain-containing protein, giving the protein MRRFEFVDGNSSKFWMPEVQGATFIVTYGRIGTAGQRKEKAFPDEEAALREYNKKVAEKVREGYAEVSTGEAPPAPPPKAAAPPAPALVLPRRVASATPGPEAVTAAASALALLQSKLKGPSWKVTRLSRKARHALRALGGVDPAAHPALAAPFAALMAHVVGPKAEGRLPVRHALGLLSQVDVAAFQRAAEMWKAAPAGSVPPGVAAARTLNDPELALRVTALLSERPDLRDGSEDAWTKRWTALKPHVEAHLSGVGQSLAAFVGGVDAGGDAHLSKRLARLGA; this is encoded by the coding sequence ATGCGCAGGTTCGAATTCGTCGACGGCAACAGCTCCAAGTTCTGGATGCCCGAGGTCCAGGGCGCCACGTTCATCGTCACCTACGGTCGCATTGGCACCGCGGGGCAGCGCAAGGAGAAGGCCTTCCCGGACGAGGAAGCCGCCCTGCGCGAGTACAACAAGAAGGTCGCGGAGAAGGTCCGCGAGGGCTACGCCGAGGTGAGCACCGGCGAGGCCCCGCCCGCGCCGCCCCCGAAGGCCGCCGCCCCGCCGGCCCCCGCGCTCGTGCTGCCGCGCCGCGTGGCCTCCGCCACGCCTGGCCCCGAGGCCGTGACCGCCGCCGCGTCCGCGCTCGCGCTGCTCCAGTCGAAGCTCAAGGGGCCCAGCTGGAAGGTGACGCGGCTGTCCCGCAAGGCCCGCCACGCGCTCCGCGCCCTGGGCGGCGTGGACCCCGCGGCGCACCCGGCCCTGGCCGCGCCCTTCGCCGCGCTGATGGCGCACGTGGTGGGGCCCAAGGCGGAAGGACGGCTGCCGGTGCGCCACGCGCTGGGCCTCTTGTCCCAGGTGGACGTGGCGGCCTTCCAGCGCGCGGCGGAGATGTGGAAGGCCGCGCCCGCGGGCTCGGTGCCGCCGGGTGTGGCCGCCGCGCGGACGCTCAACGACCCGGAGCTGGCGCTGCGCGTGACGGCGCTCCTCTCCGAACGCCCCGACCTGCGCGACGGCTCCGAGGACGCCTGGACGAAGCGCTGGACCGCGCTCAAGCCGCACGTGGAGGCCCACCTGTCCGGCGTGGGCCAGTCGCTGGCCGCCTTCGTGGGCGGTGTGGACGCGGGGGGCGACGCGCACCTGTCCAAGCGGCTCGCCCGGCTGGGAGCGTGA
- a CDS encoding substrate-binding domain-containing protein — protein sequence MKPRALLVIGMLAALLGVFYLLAAPVAPHPGTPEPESTVLPSRRRVTDITFLYSTEKRAWVEAALAEFERTHPRVRVTLVGRGSLEAAQAILEGREKPTVWSPADSAQLRMLAADWATDESHGPLFATQGDAAPHPLVITPLVFVGWQDRMEVLRKAGGGSALSWKTLQRAVASDRGWPAVGGPPEWGFVKLGHTDPRKSNSGLQALLSATLEYLGRREGVKEGDLLDPGYQAWLQGLERGVTRFEPSTGTFMTDLVRYGPSRYDLALVYESLAIAQLDHAQGRWGALRVDYPPVTLWSDHPAAVLQADWVTPEQRAAALEWVAFLRSPEVQARALAFGFRPADPSVPLKTPDANNPFTRLAAHGIRVDVPPAADVPDASVLRTLLDLWTRMGVGR from the coding sequence ATGAAGCCCCGGGCTCTCCTCGTCATTGGCATGCTGGCCGCGCTGCTGGGGGTGTTCTACCTGCTGGCGGCCCCGGTGGCGCCCCACCCGGGGACGCCGGAGCCGGAGTCCACCGTGCTGCCGTCGCGGCGGCGGGTGACGGACATCACGTTCCTCTACAGCACGGAGAAGCGCGCGTGGGTGGAGGCGGCGCTCGCGGAGTTCGAGCGGACGCATCCGCGGGTGCGGGTGACGCTGGTGGGGCGGGGCTCGCTGGAGGCGGCGCAGGCCATCCTGGAAGGGCGGGAGAAGCCCACGGTGTGGAGCCCGGCGGACAGCGCGCAGTTGCGCATGCTCGCGGCGGACTGGGCGACGGATGAATCGCACGGGCCGCTGTTCGCCACGCAGGGAGACGCCGCACCGCATCCGCTGGTGATTACGCCGCTCGTGTTCGTGGGCTGGCAGGACCGGATGGAGGTGTTGCGCAAGGCGGGCGGAGGCTCGGCCCTGTCGTGGAAGACGCTCCAGCGCGCGGTGGCGAGCGACCGGGGCTGGCCCGCGGTGGGCGGCCCGCCGGAGTGGGGCTTCGTGAAGCTGGGCCATACGGACCCGCGGAAGTCCAACTCCGGTCTGCAGGCGCTCCTGTCCGCGACGCTGGAGTACCTGGGCCGGCGCGAGGGCGTGAAGGAAGGGGACCTGCTGGATCCGGGCTATCAGGCGTGGCTGCAGGGACTGGAGCGGGGCGTGACACGCTTCGAGCCGTCCACGGGCACGTTCATGACGGACCTGGTGCGCTACGGGCCGTCCCGCTACGACCTGGCGCTGGTGTACGAGAGCCTGGCCATCGCGCAGCTGGACCACGCGCAGGGCCGGTGGGGGGCGCTGCGGGTGGACTATCCGCCGGTGACGCTGTGGAGCGACCATCCGGCGGCGGTGCTCCAGGCGGACTGGGTGACGCCCGAGCAGCGCGCGGCGGCGCTGGAGTGGGTGGCCTTCCTGCGCAGCCCGGAGGTGCAGGCCCGCGCGCTGGCGTTCGGCTTCCGGCCGGCGGATCCATCCGTGCCGCTGAAGACGCCGGACGCGAACAACCCCTTCACGCGGCTGGCGGCGCACGGCATCCGCGTGGACGTGCCGCCCGCGGCGGACGTGCCGGATGCGTCCGTGCTGCGCACGCTGTTGGACCTGTGGACGCGCATGGGCGTGGGGCGCTGA
- a CDS encoding NAD-dependent epimerase/dehydratase family protein → MRAFVTGGSGFVGKHLLAALAKRGEPARALARSPEAAQAIQAAGGEPWEGDLSDPERLRLGMEGCDTVFHAAAHVKMSGPRAAFYETNVRGTEAVLEAARAAGVKRFVHVSTEAVLVDGGPMVNLHETHPLPERPVGPYPSTKGQAERLVLQVNSPEFTTVAVRPRMVWGPGDTTVLPALVAAVKSGRFRWIGGGHYLTSTCHVANVVEGMLLAAEKGQGGQAYFLTDGPPVEFRAFVTALLKTQGVEPGDKTLPTGLAATVAVVSDFVWDLLGLKSAPPLSRTELLLAGQEVTVSDEKARLELGYTGSVSRDEGLRSLAAKVE, encoded by the coding sequence GTGCGCGCGTTCGTCACCGGTGGCTCTGGGTTCGTCGGGAAGCACCTGCTCGCGGCGCTCGCGAAGCGCGGGGAACCGGCGCGCGCGCTGGCCCGCTCGCCAGAGGCCGCGCAGGCCATCCAGGCCGCGGGCGGCGAGCCGTGGGAGGGCGACCTCTCCGACCCGGAGCGCCTGCGCCTGGGCATGGAGGGCTGCGACACCGTCTTCCACGCCGCCGCGCACGTGAAGATGTCCGGCCCCCGCGCGGCCTTCTATGAAACCAACGTGCGCGGCACGGAGGCCGTGCTGGAGGCGGCGCGCGCGGCCGGTGTGAAGCGCTTCGTGCACGTGAGCACGGAGGCCGTGCTCGTGGACGGCGGCCCCATGGTGAACCTCCACGAAACGCACCCGCTGCCCGAGCGCCCCGTGGGCCCGTACCCGTCCACCAAGGGCCAGGCTGAACGGCTCGTGCTCCAGGTCAACTCGCCGGAGTTCACCACCGTCGCCGTGCGGCCCCGCATGGTCTGGGGGCCGGGGGACACCACCGTGCTGCCCGCGCTGGTCGCCGCGGTGAAGTCCGGGCGCTTCCGCTGGATTGGCGGCGGGCACTACCTGACGTCCACCTGCCACGTGGCCAACGTGGTGGAGGGCATGCTGCTGGCCGCGGAGAAGGGGCAGGGCGGTCAGGCGTACTTCCTCACCGACGGCCCGCCCGTGGAGTTCCGCGCCTTCGTCACCGCGCTGCTGAAGACGCAGGGCGTGGAGCCCGGCGACAAGACTTTGCCCACCGGGCTGGCCGCGACCGTGGCCGTGGTCAGCGACTTCGTCTGGGACCTGCTGGGCCTCAAGAGCGCGCCGCCCCTGTCCCGCACGGAGCTGCTGCTCGCGGGGCAGGAGGTGACGGTGAGCGACGAGAAGGCCCGGCTGGAGCTGGGCTACACGGGCAGCGTGTCGCGCGATGAGGGATTGCGCTCGCTGGCCGCGAAGGTGGAGTAA